A genomic window from Ruminiclostridium cellulolyticum H10 includes:
- a CDS encoding polysaccharide deacetylase family protein, with amino-acid sequence MSDLFSKKLIKYILLVFTVFFILALPLVLILSATTSVFDDALESLGKENGIKVPIVMYHGTIPKSKDLGKFVITPAELESDIKYLKNHGYTSITMTDLINYVYNDTELPVKPVMLTFDDGYYNNYIYATPILENYNMKAVISVVGEFTEASTKIPENNVQYSYVTWEQIKNMNDSGIYEIQNHTYNLHKYGKKRFGAKKNKSESIEAYKNLLNSDVGLLQQKLKESAGIEPNTFTYPFGYMCSDSVPILKEMGFKATLSCSEGVNIINRNKKDVLYGLKRKNRPHGISTENFFKKFCP; translated from the coding sequence ATGTCTGATTTGTTTAGTAAGAAATTAATAAAATACATTTTACTGGTTTTTACTGTGTTTTTTATTCTGGCACTACCTTTGGTTCTTATACTTTCTGCTACAACTAGTGTTTTTGACGATGCACTTGAAAGTTTGGGAAAAGAAAATGGAATTAAAGTACCCATAGTAATGTACCACGGTACTATCCCTAAATCCAAGGACCTGGGTAAATTTGTGATAACTCCCGCAGAGCTTGAAAGTGATATTAAGTACCTGAAAAACCATGGGTACACTTCCATAACTATGACGGACCTTATAAACTATGTATATAATGACACTGAGCTTCCGGTCAAACCTGTTATGCTCACCTTTGATGACGGATATTATAATAATTATATATATGCCACGCCGATTCTCGAAAACTATAATATGAAAGCTGTAATATCCGTTGTAGGTGAGTTTACGGAGGCATCCACTAAAATACCTGAAAACAATGTGCAGTATTCCTACGTAACATGGGAACAAATTAAAAACATGAATGACTCAGGTATCTATGAAATACAAAACCATACATATAATCTTCACAAATACGGCAAAAAGAGATTTGGGGCAAAAAAGAACAAGAGTGAATCCATTGAGGCCTATAAGAACCTTTTGAACTCTGACGTGGGACTTCTTCAGCAAAAACTTAAGGAATCTGCGGGTATCGAGCCAAATACCTTTACATACCCCTTTGGTTATATGTGTAGCGATTCAGTACCTATTTTAAAGGAAATGGGTTTTAAGGCAACTTTGTCTTGCTCTGAAGGTGTTAATATTATTAACAGGAATAAAAAGGACGTCCTATATGGTTTGAAGCGAAAAAACCGGCCCCATGGAATATCTACAGAAAATTTCTTTAAAAAATTCTGCCCTTAG
- a CDS encoding M23 family metallopeptidase yields MARTKFFKIIVCFGLIVCILAGSTAILLRDNTGQVLSVSNEGYIKWVEYNVPYEAMEKALSMDVKSHEKPVQLHWVEMLAYLATRYGGNFKMYKSKDLDELEAKLNQGQTMEQLTANMKHYNYFYQAYDAILGNFVGEYDIQVKDPDNSDKTIWQKKYGLKVFSPIARGYGFSHYDDFGTGRSFGFTRKHLGNDLMGSIGTPIMAVESGIVEAMGWNMYGGWRIGIRSFDQKRYYYYAHLRKDRPFHGDLYEGKIVKAGDVIGYLGMTGYSTRENVNNISTPHLHFGMQLIFDESQKESNNEIWIDLYNIVDLLQKNRSAVTKDEETRDFYRTYDIIEPKMNYHF; encoded by the coding sequence TTGGCTAGAACCAAGTTTTTTAAAATAATAGTGTGTTTCGGTTTAATAGTTTGTATTCTTGCCGGATCTACTGCAATCCTATTGAGGGACAATACGGGTCAGGTGTTATCGGTAAGTAACGAGGGTTATATAAAATGGGTTGAATATAATGTACCCTATGAGGCAATGGAGAAGGCATTAAGCATGGATGTGAAGTCTCATGAGAAACCTGTACAGCTTCACTGGGTTGAAATGTTAGCATACCTTGCAACCAGATACGGCGGTAACTTCAAGATGTACAAATCAAAGGATCTGGATGAACTTGAAGCCAAACTGAATCAGGGGCAGACAATGGAACAGCTGACCGCAAATATGAAGCATTACAACTATTTTTATCAGGCATATGATGCAATCCTGGGTAACTTTGTAGGTGAATATGACATTCAGGTAAAAGACCCTGATAACAGCGATAAAACAATCTGGCAGAAGAAATACGGTTTAAAAGTCTTTTCACCTATTGCCAGAGGTTACGGTTTCAGCCATTATGATGATTTTGGTACCGGCCGTTCATTTGGTTTTACCAGAAAGCACCTGGGCAACGATTTGATGGGTTCTATAGGAACTCCGATTATGGCAGTTGAATCCGGTATCGTGGAAGCAATGGGATGGAATATGTACGGAGGGTGGAGAATAGGTATCCGTAGCTTTGACCAGAAAAGATACTATTATTATGCACATTTGAGAAAAGACAGGCCGTTTCATGGGGATCTCTATGAAGGAAAGATAGTTAAGGCTGGAGATGTTATCGGATATCTTGGAATGACAGGCTATAGTACACGTGAAAATGTTAACAACATTTCCACACCACATCTTCACTTCGGTATGCAGCTTATTTTCGATGAATCTCAAAAAGAAAGCAACAATGAAATCTGGATTGATCTATATAATATTGTTGACCTTCTTCAAAAGAACCGTTCGGCAGTTACAAAGGACGAAGAAACCCGCGATTTTTACCGTACTTATGACATTATTGAACCAAAAATGAATTATCACTTTTAA
- a CDS encoding amino acid ABC transporter substrate-binding protein, whose amino-acid sequence MGKGRIIKALAAAMALTFLVAGCGASGDSSKSSGTAASSNIAVDESWDKVKEKGELVMGLDENFPPMGFRDEDNNIVGYDLDLAKEVASRLGVKLKVQPINWDSKDQELNTGNIDCIWNGFSINEERKENILFSDPYMKNNQVVVVMADSEYNTFGDLKGKSVSLQAQSSASDALAKNAEFKNSLKDVIELKDNTLCLMDLKTGNTDAVVMDEVVARYQIQMNSEKYRMLGESLAAEEYGVGFRKGDVKLMTKVNDTLKEMAKDGKITEISNKWFGKDISIVEK is encoded by the coding sequence GTGGGAAAAGGTAGGATAATCAAAGCTCTGGCTGCTGCCATGGCATTGACGTTTTTAGTTGCAGGGTGTGGGGCCTCGGGTGATTCTTCAAAAAGTTCGGGCACAGCTGCTTCAAGCAATATAGCTGTAGATGAGTCATGGGACAAGGTTAAGGAAAAGGGTGAGCTTGTAATGGGCTTGGATGAAAATTTTCCTCCTATGGGATTTAGAGATGAAGATAATAATATAGTAGGATATGATTTAGACCTTGCAAAGGAAGTTGCATCACGGTTAGGTGTCAAACTTAAGGTTCAGCCTATTAACTGGGATTCAAAGGATCAGGAGCTGAATACCGGAAACATTGATTGTATATGGAATGGTTTTTCCATAAACGAAGAAAGAAAAGAGAATATACTTTTTTCGGACCCATACATGAAGAATAATCAGGTAGTTGTTGTAATGGCTGATTCAGAATACAATACTTTTGGCGATCTTAAAGGTAAGTCTGTTTCGCTTCAGGCACAGTCAAGTGCTTCCGACGCACTTGCTAAAAATGCAGAATTTAAAAATTCACTTAAAGATGTAATAGAACTAAAAGATAACACTCTTTGTCTAATGGACCTTAAAACAGGCAATACCGATGCAGTTGTAATGGATGAAGTTGTAGCAAGATATCAGATTCAGATGAATAGTGAAAAATATAGGATGTTGGGTGAATCACTGGCTGCCGAAGAGTATGGAGTAGGTTTTAGAAAAGGTGATGTTAAGTTGATGACAAAGGTGAATGACACCCTCAAGGAAATGGCCAAAGATGGCAAGATAACTGAAATATCAAACAAATGGTTTGGTAAGGATATATCTATTGTAGAAAAGTAA
- a CDS encoding amino acid ABC transporter permease, translating to MKLVLLLLEGMVVSLQIFALTLIFAIPLGLVISFGRRAKHIIISGVTSIYISIMRGTPLILQLLVVYFAPSYVFDAKVGRFTAAVIAFILNYAAYFAEIFRGGIESIPKGQYEAGEVLGFTKLQVFFKIILPQVIKRVLPPISNEVITLVKDTALVTVIGVEEMFRIAQNASSRVSSVRPLFVAGAFYYVMNLIVAQVFTFAEKKLNYYR from the coding sequence GTGAAGCTGGTATTATTATTATTGGAGGGAATGGTAGTTTCTTTGCAGATATTTGCACTTACGCTTATATTTGCAATACCTTTAGGGCTTGTTATTTCCTTTGGGAGAAGGGCAAAACACATAATTATTAGCGGAGTAACAAGTATTTATATCTCAATAATGAGAGGAACGCCATTAATACTGCAGCTGCTGGTTGTCTATTTTGCACCTTCTTATGTATTTGATGCAAAAGTTGGTAGATTTACGGCTGCCGTTATTGCATTTATACTCAATTATGCGGCTTATTTTGCTGAAATATTCAGAGGCGGAATAGAGTCTATACCCAAAGGACAATATGAAGCGGGAGAAGTTCTGGGATTTACAAAACTACAGGTATTTTTTAAGATAATTCTGCCGCAGGTGATAAAAAGGGTATTACCTCCTATCAGTAATGAAGTAATAACCCTTGTCAAGGATACTGCACTTGTAACAGTAATCGGTGTAGAGGAAATGTTCAGGATTGCCCAGAATGCTTCAAGCAGGGTATCATCGGTGCGACCGTTATTTGTTGCCGGAGCCTTCTATTATGTAATGAATCTTATTGTGGCTCAGGTGTTTACATTTGCGGAGAAAAAGCTTAATTACTATAGATAG
- a CDS encoding amino acid ABC transporter ATP-binding protein, whose protein sequence is MKMIQATDIYKSFDDNLVLSGISFEVNKGEVVAVIGPSGSGKSTLLRCINLLEKVDKGSITVEDDVMVSTNAQGRAVYAEKKKLREIRLKIGLVFQNFNLFPHYNVLDNITAAPVSVAGVSKADAKKTAMELLVKMGLEDKANAYPCNLSGGQCQRAAIARALALKPDVLFFDEPTSALDPQLTNEVLKVIRQLAEEHMTMVVVTHEMNFAREVADRIIFMDGGIIVEEGKPEDIFDNPKNERTRAFISGFSE, encoded by the coding sequence ATGAAAATGATACAAGCAACAGATATATATAAAAGTTTTGACGATAATCTCGTACTTTCAGGTATCTCATTTGAAGTAAATAAAGGCGAGGTTGTTGCTGTAATAGGGCCGTCAGGTTCTGGAAAAAGTACACTGCTCAGGTGTATAAATCTTTTGGAAAAAGTAGATAAGGGTTCAATTACCGTAGAAGATGATGTAATGGTTTCTACCAATGCACAAGGCAGGGCCGTCTATGCAGAAAAAAAGAAGCTGAGGGAGATTCGTTTAAAAATAGGTCTGGTTTTTCAGAACTTCAATCTTTTTCCACATTACAATGTATTGGATAACATTACTGCCGCACCTGTAAGTGTCGCAGGCGTTAGTAAGGCAGATGCTAAAAAAACCGCCATGGAGCTACTTGTAAAGATGGGGCTTGAAGACAAAGCAAACGCATATCCATGCAATCTGTCAGGAGGTCAATGTCAGAGAGCAGCTATAGCAAGGGCACTTGCACTAAAACCAGATGTTCTGTTTTTTGATGAGCCTACGTCTGCCCTTGATCCTCAGCTCACAAACGAAGTTCTTAAAGTTATCAGGCAGCTTGCAGAAGAACATATGACAATGGTGGTTGTGACCCATGAAATGAATTTTGCACGGGAAGTTGCAGACAGGATTATTTTTATGGACGGCGGTATTATTGTAGAGGAAGGGAAGCCGGAGGATATTTTTGATAATCCTAAGAACGAAAGAACCAGAGCATTCATAAGCGGTTTCAGTGAATAA
- a CDS encoding helix-turn-helix domain-containing protein, producing the protein MKIGEKIKQLRVKNGLTQEELAGRCELSKGFISQLERDLTSPSIATLMDILESLGTNIKDFFNESVNEKVVFKKDDVFTKEDRDLGYVIHWLVSNAQKNTMEPILMKLDPGGSSELDNPHDGEEFGYVVSGGVIVFLGAQKYKVKKGECFYFKPVTIHKIVNAVKSQSVILWVSSPPSF; encoded by the coding sequence ATGAAAATCGGTGAAAAAATAAAACAGCTAAGAGTAAAAAATGGTCTTACACAAGAAGAACTTGCCGGAAGGTGTGAATTATCAAAAGGCTTTATATCACAGCTTGAGAGAGATCTGACTTCTCCGTCAATTGCTACTTTGATGGATATTCTTGAATCGCTGGGAACCAATATAAAGGACTTCTTTAATGAATCTGTCAATGAAAAGGTTGTCTTTAAAAAAGATGATGTTTTTACCAAAGAAGATAGAGATTTGGGCTATGTAATACATTGGCTTGTTTCAAATGCCCAGAAAAATACCATGGAGCCTATTCTTATGAAACTGGACCCAGGAGGCAGTTCAGAGCTGGATAACCCACATGACGGTGAGGAATTCGGGTATGTTGTCAGCGGCGGTGTAATTGTTTTTCTGGGTGCACAGAAATACAAGGTAAAAAAAGGCGAATGTTTCTACTTTAAACCTGTTACAATCCATAAAATAGTTAATGCCGTTAAGAGTCAGTCCGTTATTCTATGGGTATCATCACCGCCTAGTTTTTAA
- the potA gene encoding spermidine/putrescine ABC transporter ATP-binding protein has product MSENQPIILLKDVKKSFDDSQVLNSINLYILKNEFITFLGPSGCGKTTTLRIIGGFEKPDSGDVFFEGKRINDLPPYQRKVNTVFQKYALFPHMNVYENIAFGLKIKKMDKSTINKKVDEMLELVNLKGFQKRSVELLSGGQQQRVAIARALVNQPEVLLLDEPLGALDLKLRKEMQIELKNIHKQTGITFVYVTHDQEEALTMSDTIVVMNSGSIQQIGTPQMIYNEPKNAFVADFIGESNIIKGRMIKDYTVEFANRVFECLDKGFSENEEIDVVVRPEDIKLVSEEKGMISGIVRSVTFKGVHYEMLVEGQDYVWTIQSTQMVEAGSRVGIVMNPNDIHIMKRMG; this is encoded by the coding sequence ATGAGCGAAAATCAACCAATTATATTACTAAAGGATGTTAAAAAAAGTTTTGATGATAGTCAAGTACTCAACAGTATCAATTTATATATACTAAAAAATGAGTTCATTACATTTCTTGGACCAAGTGGCTGCGGAAAGACAACCACTCTTAGAATAATAGGTGGGTTTGAAAAGCCTGACAGCGGAGATGTCTTTTTTGAAGGCAAAAGGATTAATGATCTTCCTCCATATCAAAGAAAGGTCAACACTGTCTTTCAGAAATATGCACTTTTCCCTCATATGAATGTGTATGAGAATATAGCATTTGGCTTGAAAATCAAAAAAATGGATAAGTCCACAATAAACAAGAAAGTTGATGAGATGCTGGAGCTTGTAAACCTTAAAGGCTTTCAGAAAAGATCGGTAGAATTATTATCAGGGGGACAGCAGCAGAGAGTTGCCATTGCAAGGGCCCTTGTTAATCAACCGGAGGTTTTATTGCTTGACGAGCCACTTGGAGCATTGGATCTTAAACTTCGTAAAGAGATGCAGATAGAGTTAAAAAACATACATAAACAGACGGGGATAACCTTTGTGTATGTAACACATGATCAGGAAGAAGCCCTTACAATGTCGGACACAATAGTAGTTATGAATTCAGGCAGCATACAGCAGATAGGCACACCTCAAATGATTTACAACGAGCCTAAGAATGCATTTGTAGCTGATTTTATAGGCGAAAGCAATATTATAAAGGGCAGGATGATTAAGGATTATACCGTTGAATTTGCAAACAGGGTTTTTGAATGTCTTGATAAAGGTTTTTCTGAAAATGAGGAAATAGATGTGGTAGTACGTCCTGAGGATATTAAGCTTGTTAGTGAGGAAAAAGGTATGATATCAGGAATTGTAAGGTCGGTTACCTTCAAAGGGGTTCACTATGAAATGCTTGTGGAGGGACAGGATTATGTCTGGACAATACAGAGCACTCAAATGGTCGAAGCGGGGTCAAGAGTAGGTATTGTAATGAATCCCAACGATATTCATATTATGAAAAGGATGGGCTGA
- a CDS encoding ABC transporter permease, protein MKKKWLSYPYLVWMAIFIVIPSLLILFYAFTVKDDQGFRFSLENFYRFCNPIFFSVLFKSLWLALLSTFVCLIVGYPVALILSSKEYSKKTTMSLLFIIPMWMNFLLRTYAWLTLLEKNGIINSVLSFFHLPTINILYTNGAVILGMVYNFLPFMILPIYTVLMKIDNKLVEAAQDLGGNWLTVFKRVILPLSLPGVMSGLTMVFMPAVTTFVISKLLGGAQYTLIGNLIERQFLTVYDWNFGAAISIIMMIFILISIAIMSRFDEDKGGGAALW, encoded by the coding sequence ATGAAAAAGAAGTGGTTGTCTTATCCATACCTTGTATGGATGGCTATTTTTATAGTTATACCTTCATTGCTTATCCTTTTCTATGCATTTACAGTAAAGGATGATCAGGGCTTCAGGTTTTCCCTGGAGAACTTTTACAGATTTTGTAATCCTATATTTTTCAGTGTTTTGTTTAAGTCTCTATGGCTGGCACTGCTCAGTACTTTTGTGTGCCTTATTGTAGGCTACCCTGTTGCTCTTATACTTTCAAGCAAAGAGTACAGTAAAAAAACAACCATGTCCCTGCTCTTTATAATCCCCATGTGGATGAATTTTTTGCTGCGTACATATGCATGGCTTACATTGTTGGAAAAAAATGGAATAATAAACTCTGTACTTTCATTTTTCCATCTGCCGACGATTAATATTCTGTATACAAATGGGGCTGTTATACTTGGTATGGTTTATAATTTTCTTCCGTTTATGATACTACCCATATATACAGTGCTTATGAAAATAGACAACAAGCTGGTAGAGGCTGCACAGGATCTAGGGGGAAACTGGCTCACTGTCTTCAAGAGAGTAATTCTGCCCCTTAGTTTGCCGGGAGTTATGTCAGGGCTGACAATGGTATTTATGCCGGCAGTTACAACCTTTGTGATATCCAAGCTTCTTGGTGGAGCACAGTATACGCTTATAGGAAATCTCATTGAGAGACAGTTCCTGACGGTGTACGACTGGAACTTTGGTGCGGCTATTTCAATTATAATGATGATATTCATATTAATAAGCATTGCAATTATGTCCAGATTTGATGAGGACAAGGGAGGAGGAGCAGCACTATGGTAA
- a CDS encoding ABC transporter permease, translated as MVKRALMKTYLGLILIFMYLPIVVLIAFSFNKSKSRGNWTGFTFKWYEELFKNSQIKDALYNTIVIALLSSVIAVVIGTLAAIGIHNMKKAKRTAVMNMTYLPVLNPDIVTGVSLMLMFVFIGTFVNLKLGFFTMLLAHVTFNIPYVILCVLPKLKQMNTNLYEAALDLGASSSYAFRKVIIPQIMPGIVSGFLMAITLSVDDFVISYFTTGSGVSNLSITIYSMARTGVKPTINALSTLMFTGVLLLLVIINIRTDKEEKKKKSIKIHGMEV; from the coding sequence ATGGTAAAAAGGGCTTTAATGAAGACATATCTCGGACTGATACTGATTTTTATGTATCTTCCGATAGTAGTTCTGATTGCCTTCTCATTCAACAAGTCCAAGTCCAGGGGAAACTGGACCGGATTTACATTCAAATGGTATGAGGAATTGTTCAAGAATTCCCAAATAAAGGATGCTCTTTACAATACAATCGTAATAGCTCTGCTTTCTTCGGTAATTGCTGTTGTAATAGGGACTTTGGCTGCTATAGGGATACATAACATGAAGAAAGCCAAAAGAACTGCTGTTATGAATATGACATATCTGCCAGTTTTAAACCCGGACATAGTTACGGGAGTTTCACTTATGTTAATGTTTGTTTTCATAGGTACATTTGTCAACCTGAAGCTGGGCTTCTTTACAATGCTTCTGGCACATGTGACATTCAATATACCCTATGTTATTTTATGTGTTCTGCCAAAGCTGAAACAGATGAATACAAACTTGTATGAAGCAGCTCTGGATTTGGGAGCAAGCTCTTCATATGCATTTAGAAAAGTTATTATTCCTCAGATAATGCCGGGAATAGTGTCGGGATTTCTTATGGCAATAACTCTTTCTGTAGATGATTTTGTCATAAGTTACTTTACTACAGGTTCAGGAGTTTCAAATCTCTCAATAACCATTTATTCAATGGCAAGAACCGGTGTTAAACCAACTATTAACGCACTATCAACTCTTATGTTTACGGGCGTACTTCTGCTGCTGGTTATCATCAATATACGTACTGACAAAGAGGAAAAGAAAAAGAAATCTATAAAAATCCATGGTATGGAGGTCTAA
- a CDS encoding ABC transporter substrate-binding protein, translating into MKKIISRVLMMAATLSVSFALTGCGGASNDKITLKVFNWGDYIGEEVIQKFEDKYNINVQYSIFTTNEDMYVKMKAGGGDYDVVIPSDYMIKKMINEGMVKKIDLNNIPNYKYIDDKFKNLSFDPNNEYSVPYMWGTVGIIYNKTMVKEPVDSWNILWDKKYDKQIFMLDSLRDSIGVTLKKLGYSLNTKNKDELERAKNELIKQKDIVQAYVGDEVKDKMIMDEGAMAVVWSGDAVYMKSQNKDLEYVIPKEGSNLWFDSMVIPSNAKHQKEAEDFINFMCETEIALENTNYIGYSTPQTEAKKKVAPALLKDITAYPTDEQIKNCEVFIDLDASIKDYDKIWTEITSR; encoded by the coding sequence ATGAAAAAAATAATATCACGTGTTTTAATGATGGCAGCTACGTTATCTGTCAGTTTTGCTCTGACAGGCTGCGGGGGAGCTTCAAACGACAAAATAACCCTTAAGGTATTCAACTGGGGTGATTACATAGGAGAGGAGGTAATACAGAAATTCGAAGATAAATATAACATAAATGTTCAATATAGTATATTTACAACAAATGAAGATATGTATGTTAAGATGAAGGCAGGCGGTGGTGACTATGATGTTGTTATCCCCTCTGATTACATGATAAAGAAAATGATAAATGAAGGTATGGTTAAGAAAATAGATTTAAACAATATACCAAACTACAAGTATATTGACGACAAGTTCAAGAATCTTTCCTTTGATCCCAACAATGAGTACTCTGTTCCTTATATGTGGGGTACTGTAGGAATAATTTATAATAAAACAATGGTTAAGGAACCTGTTGACAGCTGGAATATACTGTGGGATAAGAAATATGACAAACAGATATTCATGTTGGACAGCCTTAGGGATTCTATCGGAGTAACCTTGAAAAAGCTGGGTTATTCCCTTAATACCAAAAACAAGGATGAACTTGAAAGAGCTAAGAACGAATTAATAAAGCAGAAGGATATTGTACAGGCGTACGTTGGTGATGAAGTCAAGGATAAGATGATAATGGACGAGGGAGCCATGGCTGTAGTCTGGTCCGGGGATGCAGTATATATGAAAAGCCAGAACAAGGACCTCGAATATGTAATACCAAAGGAAGGCAGCAATCTGTGGTTTGATTCCATGGTTATACCAAGCAACGCGAAGCACCAGAAGGAAGCGGAGGACTTTATAAACTTTATGTGTGAAACTGAAATCGCACTTGAGAATACCAATTATATAGGATACTCAACGCCACAAACAGAAGCAAAGAAAAAGGTTGCTCCTGCATTATTGAAGGATATTACAGCTTATCCAACCGATGAACAAATTAAGAATTGTGAAGTATTCATTGATTTGGACGCTTCTATCAAGGATTATGACAAGATATGGACTGAGATTACCTCCAGATAA
- the rbr gene encoding rubrerythrin, with protein sequence MGKLSGTRTSENLARAFAGESQAKNRYTFYAKYAKKEGHEVIEQEFTQIIKNEEAHAKVFYDLLINGMGPDESNVNVDAGYPFELGDTLANLKAAAQGEHEENSKVYPAFADVAKEEGFPQVEAAFRMIAKIEGEHEKKFNQMAADLENQTLYKKATAVKWICTNCGHIHEGTEAPGICPVCKYPQGWFQVVPS encoded by the coding sequence ATGGGAAAGTTATCAGGTACAAGAACTTCTGAAAACCTTGCAAGGGCCTTTGCGGGAGAATCGCAGGCAAAAAACAGGTATACATTTTATGCGAAGTATGCGAAGAAAGAGGGACACGAAGTTATCGAACAGGAGTTTACACAAATAATAAAAAACGAGGAAGCTCATGCAAAGGTATTCTATGATTTGCTTATTAACGGGATGGGGCCAGATGAGAGCAATGTTAATGTAGACGCTGGATATCCATTCGAACTGGGAGATACACTTGCAAATCTAAAAGCGGCTGCACAAGGAGAACATGAAGAAAATTCAAAAGTATACCCTGCTTTTGCTGATGTTGCCAAGGAAGAGGGGTTTCCCCAAGTAGAAGCAGCTTTCAGAATGATAGCAAAAATCGAAGGAGAGCATGAGAAAAAATTTAACCAAATGGCCGCAGACCTTGAAAATCAGACATTATACAAAAAGGCAACGGCTGTTAAGTGGATTTGTACAAACTGCGGACACATACATGAGGGTACAGAAGCACCGGGAATCTGTCCTGTATGTAAATATCCTCAGGGCTGGTTTCAGGTAGTACCATCATAA
- a CDS encoding iron-containing alcohol dehydrogenase, with protein sequence MWENKIDINQVVEIRAKTTTFFGVGAINKMADIAANLSGRGITKVIVMTGKSSHIKTGAWDVTKKALEDNGIKYLLYSKVTPNPTVDQVDEATAEAETFGAEAVIAIGGGSPIDAAKSVAILLAYPEKNATELYELTFVPDKAVPVIAINLTHGTGTEVDRFAVVSIPAKEYKPAIAYDCIYPLFAIDDPSLMTKLPAEQTIYVSVDAINHVVEASTTIVTNPLAILLAKETIRLVAKYLPIAIKEPDNLTARYYLLYASLIAGTSFDNGLLHYTHALEHPLSAVRPDLAHGLGLAMLLPAVVKEIYPASGEVLAEIFEPILPGLKGTADEADKAFTGLRNWIESVGIKSHLRDEGFDDSVVDKLVNLAFETPSLDGLLALAPVKATKESVKNIYVNSL encoded by the coding sequence ATGTGGGAAAACAAGATTGACATTAATCAGGTAGTAGAAATAAGGGCAAAAACAACAACGTTCTTTGGTGTGGGAGCTATCAACAAGATGGCGGATATTGCGGCAAACTTATCTGGGAGAGGTATAACAAAAGTTATAGTCATGACAGGAAAAAGTTCACATATTAAGACCGGTGCATGGGACGTAACAAAAAAAGCTCTTGAGGACAATGGAATTAAATACTTACTGTACAGCAAGGTTACTCCGAATCCTACAGTTGATCAGGTTGATGAAGCAACTGCAGAAGCTGAAACCTTTGGTGCCGAGGCTGTTATTGCAATCGGAGGGGGAAGCCCAATAGATGCGGCTAAGAGCGTTGCAATACTTCTGGCTTATCCTGAAAAGAATGCAACTGAGCTTTATGAACTCACCTTTGTTCCTGACAAGGCAGTTCCTGTTATTGCTATAAATCTTACCCACGGAACAGGTACTGAAGTTGACAGATTTGCGGTTGTAAGTATTCCGGCTAAAGAATACAAGCCTGCAATTGCATACGACTGCATTTATCCTTTGTTTGCGATTGATGATCCTTCATTGATGACAAAATTACCTGCTGAACAGACCATATATGTATCAGTAGATGCTATAAATCATGTTGTTGAGGCTTCAACAACAATAGTAACAAATCCTTTGGCTATACTTTTGGCAAAAGAAACAATCAGACTGGTTGCAAAATATCTGCCGATTGCCATAAAGGAACCGGACAATCTAACTGCAAGATACTATCTATTATATGCTTCATTGATTGCAGGAACTTCCTTTGACAATGGCTTACTGCATTATACACATGCACTTGAACATCCTTTAAGTGCTGTAAGACCTGATCTTGCACACGGACTTGGACTTGCTATGCTCCTTCCGGCTGTTGTAAAGGAAATTTACCCTGCATCAGGGGAGGTTCTGGCAGAGATTTTTGAACCAATTCTTCCGGGTTTAAAAGGTACGGCTGATGAGGCTGACAAGGCGTTTACAGGTTTGAGAAACTGGATTGAGAGTGTTGGTATAAAGTCACATTTAAGGGATGAAGGCTTTGATGACAGTGTTGTTGATAAACTTGTAAATCTGGCATTCGAGACTCCTAGTCTTGATGGACTGTTAGCTCTTGCACCTGTTAAGGCAACAAAGGAATCTGTAAAAAACATTTATGTTAATTCGCTCTAA